A genomic window from Micromonospora sp. WMMA1947 includes:
- a CDS encoding sugar ABC transporter permease, with protein MRQGRLPLILTFLLPPLALYGIFVLSPYLQAFQISTTDWMGYSAQADPVGMANFRTLLHDGYVWNALKNNAILLAVVPVVTIGLGLFFASMLTMGGRKGRAGVTGVRGTSVYRLVYFFPQVLSVVIIALLWKEIYSPTSGLLNGALRAVGLATPAWLGDPRFAFWCVLAVMVWSNVGFYVVLFGAAMQAIPRDIYEAVLLDGASRTTMLRKITIPLLWDTIQVAWIYLAIAALDGFILVQLMTNGGPNFSSDVIGLRMYDTSFGSENKFGYASAIGVAMFFLTLSVAVLALRTARRDRIEYS; from the coding sequence ATGCGACAGGGCCGCCTCCCCCTGATCCTCACGTTCCTGCTGCCCCCACTGGCGTTGTACGGCATCTTCGTGCTCTCGCCGTACCTCCAGGCTTTTCAGATCTCCACCACCGACTGGATGGGCTACTCCGCGCAGGCCGACCCGGTCGGCATGGCGAACTTCCGCACGCTGCTGCACGACGGGTACGTGTGGAACGCGTTGAAGAACAACGCGATCCTGCTCGCCGTGGTGCCGGTGGTGACGATCGGGCTGGGCCTGTTCTTCGCCAGCATGCTCACCATGGGCGGCCGCAAGGGCCGGGCCGGTGTGACCGGGGTGCGCGGCACCTCGGTCTACCGGCTCGTCTACTTCTTCCCCCAGGTGCTCTCGGTGGTGATCATCGCGCTGCTCTGGAAGGAGATCTACAGTCCGACCAGTGGCCTGCTCAACGGCGCCCTGCGCGCCGTCGGGCTGGCCACCCCGGCCTGGCTCGGCGACCCGCGCTTCGCGTTCTGGTGCGTGCTGGCGGTGATGGTGTGGAGCAACGTCGGCTTCTACGTCGTGCTCTTCGGCGCCGCCATGCAGGCGATCCCGCGCGACATCTACGAGGCGGTGCTGCTCGACGGCGCGTCCCGCACGACGATGCTGCGGAAGATCACCATTCCGCTGCTCTGGGACACCATCCAGGTCGCGTGGATCTACCTCGCCATCGCGGCGCTGGACGGCTTCATCCTGGTCCAGCTCATGACCAACGGCGGGCCGAACTTCTCCTCCGACGTGATCGGCCTGCGGATGTACGACACGTCGTTCGGCAGCGAGAACAAGTTCGGGTACGCCTCGGCGATCGGCGTGGCGATGTTCTTCCTGACCCTCTCGGTGGCGGTGCTGGCGCTGCGCACCGCCCGGCGCGATCGGATCGAGTACTCGTGA
- the ngcE gene encoding N-acetylglucosamine/diacetylchitobiose ABC transporter substrate-binding protein, whose product MNRREILRRSAAAGLLATPAAGLLAGCATSGGGDEGDKDAYKGTKSEQNPLGVAEDAPLEVVIFNGGFGEEYAKAHEAMYKERYPKAAIKHSATAEISKTLQPRFVDGSPPDVVNNSGAGQIDFNGLVSQDAIADLGELLAAPSLDTPGKTVKDTLLPGTVEVGSYDGRFLVLNYTYTVYGIWHSTKLFADRGWEDAKTWDDHIALCRRIKAAGIAPWTYAGVHPRYMSWPLISTAIKLGGPSVALAIDNLEPNAWKSDAMKTAADAWHQIVKDKFILDGSPGLDHKQSQTAWCQGKAAFISCGSWLESEQKDVTPAGFNMTVAPTPSLGSGDKLPYEAIRGTAGEPFMVPAKARNVAGGLEYFRTMLSRKGAQDFTRKVASLPVVAGATEGIDLPYGLSTVVKALDASGSNGFNWVYNNYYRKLERNLVDAACGEFFSGRIGPAEFLDQCQKGADSIAGDSSVKKYKRSA is encoded by the coding sequence ATGAACAGGCGTGAGATCCTTCGGCGCAGCGCCGCCGCCGGTCTGCTGGCCACCCCCGCCGCCGGGCTGCTCGCCGGCTGCGCCACGTCGGGTGGGGGCGACGAGGGCGACAAGGACGCGTACAAGGGCACCAAGAGCGAGCAGAACCCGCTCGGCGTGGCCGAGGACGCCCCGCTGGAAGTGGTGATCTTCAACGGCGGCTTCGGGGAGGAGTACGCCAAGGCCCACGAGGCCATGTACAAGGAGCGGTACCCGAAGGCGGCGATCAAGCACTCGGCCACCGCGGAGATCAGCAAGACGCTCCAGCCGCGCTTCGTCGACGGCAGCCCGCCGGACGTGGTGAACAACTCCGGCGCCGGCCAGATCGACTTCAACGGCCTGGTCTCGCAGGACGCGATCGCCGACCTGGGCGAGCTGCTCGCCGCGCCCAGCCTCGACACGCCTGGCAAGACGGTCAAGGACACGCTGCTGCCCGGCACCGTCGAGGTCGGCTCCTACGACGGCCGGTTCCTGGTGCTCAACTACACCTACACGGTGTACGGCATCTGGCACTCCACCAAGCTGTTCGCCGACCGCGGCTGGGAGGACGCCAAGACCTGGGACGACCACATCGCGCTCTGCCGCCGGATCAAGGCCGCGGGCATCGCACCCTGGACGTACGCCGGTGTGCACCCCCGCTACATGAGCTGGCCGCTGATCTCCACCGCGATCAAGCTCGGCGGCCCCTCGGTCGCGCTGGCGATCGACAACCTGGAGCCGAACGCCTGGAAGTCGGACGCGATGAAGACCGCCGCCGACGCCTGGCACCAGATCGTCAAGGACAAGTTCATCCTCGACGGCTCCCCGGGCCTGGACCACAAGCAGTCGCAGACCGCCTGGTGCCAGGGCAAGGCCGCGTTCATCTCCTGCGGCTCCTGGCTGGAGAGCGAGCAGAAGGACGTCACGCCGGCCGGCTTCAACATGACCGTCGCGCCGACGCCGAGCCTGGGCAGCGGCGACAAGCTGCCGTACGAGGCGATCCGCGGCACCGCGGGCGAGCCGTTCATGGTGCCGGCCAAGGCGCGCAACGTCGCCGGCGGCCTGGAGTACTTCCGGACCATGCTGTCCCGCAAGGGCGCCCAGGACTTCACCCGGAAGGTCGCCAGCCTGCCCGTGGTCGCCGGCGCCACCGAGGGCATCGACCTGCCGTACGGGCTCAGCACCGTGGTCAAGGCGCTCGACGCGTCCGGCTCCAACGGCTTCAACTGGGTCTACAACAACTACTACCGCAAGCTGGAGCGCAACCTGGTCGACGCGGCCTGCGGCGAGTTCTTCAGCGGCCGGATCGGCCCGGCCGAGTTCCTCGACCAGTGCCAGAAGGGCGCCGACTCGATCGCCGGAGACAGCTCGGTCAAGAAGTACAAGCGGTCCGCGTGA
- a CDS encoding aspartate aminotransferase family protein: protein MTSDDLLARHRAVLPSWMPLYYAEPLELVAGSGRRVTDAAGRTYLDFFGGVLTTMVGHDIPEIREAVERQLRTGLVHTSTLYLIRRQVELAEKIARLSGIPDARVFFTNSGTEANEAALLVATNHRRSHQILAVRNSYHGRSYATMGVTGNRGWSASALNPLQVAWLHSGERLRGLLARLDAADRVDAAVEDLREVLATQTAGDVACLIAEPVQGVGGFVHGPDGLFAAWKKVLDEHGILLISDEVQTGWGRTGEHFWGYQAHGVTPDLLTFAKGIGNGFALAGVVGRAEVLESVPAISFSTFGGNPVSTAAGNAVLDYLLDHDLQGNAARVGAILGDGLRAATAGLEQVAEVRGKGLMLAVEFVHPGTVEPDAALTTRVFEACRAGGLLVGKGGLYGNVIRMGPPLTLTEEEAREGLAILVDAIRASIEA, encoded by the coding sequence ATGACCTCCGACGACCTGCTGGCCCGGCACCGGGCCGTGCTCCCGTCCTGGATGCCGCTCTACTACGCCGAACCGCTGGAACTCGTCGCCGGTTCCGGCCGCCGGGTCACCGACGCGGCCGGCCGGACCTATCTGGACTTCTTCGGCGGTGTGCTGACCACGATGGTCGGTCACGACATCCCGGAGATCCGGGAGGCGGTCGAGCGGCAGCTGCGGACCGGCCTCGTGCACACCTCCACGCTCTACCTGATCCGCCGGCAGGTCGAGCTGGCCGAGAAGATCGCCCGGCTCTCCGGCATCCCGGACGCCCGCGTCTTCTTCACCAACTCCGGCACCGAGGCGAACGAGGCCGCGCTGCTGGTCGCCACCAACCACCGGCGCTCGCACCAGATCCTCGCGGTGCGCAACAGCTACCACGGCCGGTCGTACGCGACGATGGGCGTCACCGGCAACCGCGGCTGGTCGGCCAGCGCGCTCAACCCGTTGCAGGTGGCCTGGCTGCACTCCGGTGAACGGCTGCGCGGCCTGCTGGCCCGGCTCGACGCCGCCGACCGGGTCGACGCGGCGGTCGAGGACCTGCGCGAGGTGCTCGCCACCCAGACCGCGGGCGACGTGGCTTGCCTGATCGCCGAGCCCGTCCAGGGCGTGGGCGGCTTCGTGCACGGCCCGGACGGGCTCTTCGCCGCCTGGAAGAAGGTGCTCGACGAGCACGGCATCCTGCTGATCAGCGACGAGGTGCAGACCGGGTGGGGTCGTACCGGTGAGCACTTCTGGGGCTACCAGGCGCACGGCGTGACGCCGGACCTGCTCACCTTCGCCAAGGGCATCGGCAACGGCTTCGCGCTCGCCGGCGTGGTCGGCCGGGCCGAGGTGCTGGAGTCGGTGCCGGCGATCAGCTTCTCCACCTTCGGCGGCAACCCGGTCTCCACCGCCGCCGGCAACGCGGTGCTCGACTACCTGCTCGACCACGATCTCCAGGGCAACGCCGCCCGCGTCGGCGCGATCCTCGGCGATGGCCTGCGCGCGGCCACCGCCGGGCTGGAGCAGGTCGCCGAGGTACGCGGCAAGGGCCTGATGCTCGCCGTCGAGTTCGTCCACCCGGGAACCGTCGAGCCGGACGCGGCGCTGACCACCCGCGTCTTCGAGGCGTGCCGGGCCGGCGGTCTGCTGGTGGGCAAGGGCGGCCTGTACGGCAACGTGATCCGGATGGGCCCGCCGCTGACGCTCACCGAGGAGGAGGCGCGGGAGGGCCTGGCGATCCTGGTCGACGCGATCCGCGCCTCGATCGAGGCGTGA
- a CDS encoding DUF6114 domain-containing protein, which translates to MTAGQHSAPAAGVRTRWRRWRRARPFTAGLLIALGGAEMLVTLRAPLGVLLHVGPQGLAAYLVPAVLVICGVLLITTPQQRVFYAVLSLVLGLVSWLTSNLGGFLIGMLLALVGGALAFAWTPVKRRPAHAGPEATPAGTTSAGTAPAPREPVDSSAPTESLDAILSGEPGPPGNARAERG; encoded by the coding sequence GTGACCGCGGGACAGCACTCGGCGCCCGCCGCCGGCGTCCGCACACGCTGGCGGCGCTGGCGCCGGGCCCGGCCGTTCACCGCCGGGCTGCTCATCGCGCTCGGCGGCGCGGAGATGCTCGTGACGCTGCGCGCGCCGCTCGGGGTGCTGCTGCACGTCGGGCCGCAAGGGCTGGCCGCGTACCTGGTCCCGGCCGTCCTGGTCATCTGCGGCGTGCTGCTGATCACCACGCCGCAGCAACGCGTCTTCTACGCGGTGCTCTCCCTCGTGCTCGGGCTGGTCTCCTGGCTCACCTCGAACCTGGGCGGGTTCCTGATCGGCATGCTGCTGGCGCTCGTCGGCGGCGCGCTCGCGTTCGCCTGGACGCCGGTCAAGCGGCGCCCGGCCCACGCCGGCCCGGAGGCGACGCCCGCCGGGACGACGTCCGCCGGTACGGCGCCCGCGCCGCGCGAGCCGGTCGACAGTTCGGCGCCCACGGAGTCGCTCGACGCGATCCTCTCCGGCGAGCCCGGCCCGCCGGGGAACGCCCGCGCGGAGCGCGGCTGA
- a CDS encoding acyltransferase — translation MRRLRQLAQRTPPGRERYIDLLRALAITMVVLGHWGVTAIGYDDGRPAGHSALADLRWAWPLTWVAQVMPVFFLVGGYANAASLAARRRRGGSAAGWLVDRSARLIRPTTVLLLVLAAGAGIATLRGADPGQVRAVVWFATIPLWFLVAYVAVVALTPPMEALHRRFGLAVPVVLVVLVALGDLGRLLGPAVLADGNYLFGWLAVHQLGFAWYDAARADTRAGHAAPRGLLRRRLPLSRRAGAVLLGGGLVALVLLTVAGPYPVAMLHVPGERLDNAAPPSLALLAAAAAQLGLILLLRHPAGRWLRRSGPWQAVLAVNAVVLTLFLWHLTAAILLVGLLDRLGVLPTPPAGSAAWWAWRVPWLLALAAVLAVLVAVFGPVEARTRRPAATGPAGAGGRRLRAALAVAGYAGVLVGLLLNSLAPEEAPEPLGLPAPALVAYLAGAGLLRLLRSGLRRPG, via the coding sequence ATGCGCCGCCTGCGGCAGCTCGCGCAACGCACGCCGCCGGGGCGGGAGCGCTACATCGACCTGCTCCGGGCGCTCGCCATCACCATGGTCGTGCTCGGCCACTGGGGCGTCACCGCGATCGGGTACGACGACGGCCGTCCCGCCGGCCACTCGGCGCTGGCGGACCTGCGCTGGGCCTGGCCGCTGACCTGGGTGGCCCAGGTGATGCCGGTGTTCTTCCTGGTCGGCGGCTACGCCAACGCCGCCTCGCTGGCCGCCCGCCGGCGCCGGGGCGGGTCGGCGGCCGGATGGCTGGTGGACCGCAGCGCCCGGCTGATCCGGCCCACCACCGTGCTGCTGCTGGTCCTGGCCGCGGGCGCGGGGATCGCCACTCTGCGCGGCGCCGACCCGGGGCAGGTTCGCGCCGTGGTCTGGTTCGCCACCATCCCGCTGTGGTTCCTGGTGGCCTACGTCGCGGTGGTGGCGCTGACCCCGCCGATGGAGGCGCTGCACCGCCGGTTCGGACTCGCCGTGCCGGTGGTGCTCGTGGTCCTCGTCGCGCTCGGCGACCTCGGCCGGCTCCTCGGCCCGGCCGTGCTCGCCGACGGCAACTACCTGTTCGGCTGGCTGGCCGTACACCAGCTCGGTTTCGCCTGGTACGACGCCGCCCGGGCGGACACCCGCGCCGGACACGCCGCGCCGCGGGGCCTGCTCCGCCGCCGGCTGCCGCTGTCCCGCCGGGCCGGCGCGGTCCTGCTCGGCGGTGGCCTGGTCGCGCTGGTGCTGCTCACGGTGGCCGGGCCGTACCCGGTGGCGATGCTCCACGTCCCCGGCGAGCGGCTGGACAACGCGGCGCCGCCGAGCCTGGCGCTCCTCGCCGCGGCCGCCGCCCAGCTCGGCCTGATCCTGCTGCTGCGGCACCCGGCCGGGCGCTGGCTGCGCCGGTCCGGCCCCTGGCAGGCGGTGCTCGCGGTGAACGCCGTGGTGCTCACCCTGTTCCTCTGGCACCTGACCGCCGCGATCCTGCTCGTCGGCCTGCTGGACCGGCTCGGCGTGCTGCCCACTCCCCCGGCCGGCTCGGCGGCCTGGTGGGCGTGGCGCGTACCGTGGCTGCTCGCGCTGGCCGCGGTGCTGGCCGTGCTGGTCGCCGTCTTCGGCCCGGTCGAGGCCCGCACCCGCCGCCCGGCCGCGACCGGGCCGGCCGGGGCGGGCGGCCGGCGGCTGCGCGCCGCTCTGGCCGTCGCCGGGTACGCGGGCGTGCTCGTCGGCCTGCTGCTGAACAGCCTCGCACCCGAGGAGGCACCGGAACCGCTGGGCCTGCCCGCCCCGGCGCTCGTGGCGTACCTGGCCGGGGCGGGTCTGCTGCGACTGCTCAGGTCCGGACTGCGCCGGCCGGGTTGA
- the murD gene encoding UDP-N-acetylmuramoyl-L-alanine--D-glutamate ligase yields the protein MRLSDLRGRHVAVWGAGREGRAAVTAIAAHGPAGLVVVDDSANFLTLPWDGPLAASAPLVTGEEGFERLAAADVVVRSPGVPNTHPWMVELRRRSVPVTQGSALWMADHADRTVGVTGSKGKSTTSSLISHLLTAMDRPNVFGGNIGVPLLDLPEAELYVLELSSYQCSDLTDSPRVAVVTALFPEHLDAHGGEREYYRDKLNLIAHGPHAVVVNGADPRLAAELGDRAAVRAGSPDTTHVATGPDGTQWFHLRDTPLFPRAVLPLVGRHNEGNLCVALAVLDALGVDVVARKDSLAVAVAEFQGLAHRLTEIADPSGLTFVDDTLATSPYAAMHAIDAYEGRPLTVIVGGADRGLDYSPLRAHLADREITVIGVPDSGPRIVEALSGLPSVRTELADDLVAAVGLSRKLTPAGGVVLLSPAAPSYGRFRNFEHRSEVFAQAVADTAR from the coding sequence GTGCGCCTGTCTGATCTGCGCGGACGTCATGTCGCCGTCTGGGGCGCCGGCCGCGAGGGCCGGGCCGCGGTGACCGCGATCGCCGCGCACGGGCCGGCCGGCCTCGTCGTGGTCGACGACAGCGCGAACTTCCTCACGCTGCCGTGGGACGGTCCGCTCGCCGCCTCGGCGCCGCTCGTCACCGGCGAGGAGGGCTTCGAGCGCCTGGCCGCCGCCGACGTGGTGGTCCGCTCGCCGGGCGTGCCGAACACCCACCCGTGGATGGTGGAGCTGCGCCGCCGGTCCGTGCCGGTGACGCAGGGCAGCGCGTTGTGGATGGCCGACCATGCGGACCGCACCGTCGGGGTGACCGGCAGCAAGGGCAAGAGCACCACGTCCAGCCTGATCAGTCATCTGCTCACCGCGATGGACCGGCCGAACGTGTTCGGCGGCAACATCGGGGTGCCGCTGCTGGACCTGCCCGAGGCGGAGCTGTACGTGCTGGAGCTGTCCAGCTACCAGTGCTCCGACCTGACCGACTCGCCGCGGGTGGCGGTGGTGACCGCGCTGTTCCCCGAGCACCTGGACGCCCACGGCGGCGAGCGGGAGTACTACCGGGACAAGCTGAACCTGATCGCGCACGGTCCGCACGCCGTCGTGGTCAACGGCGCCGACCCGCGCCTGGCGGCGGAGCTGGGCGACCGGGCCGCGGTCCGGGCCGGTTCGCCGGACACCACGCACGTGGCCACCGGGCCGGACGGTACGCAGTGGTTCCACCTGCGGGACACGCCGCTGTTCCCGCGCGCGGTGCTGCCGCTGGTCGGCCGGCACAACGAGGGCAACCTCTGTGTCGCCCTCGCGGTGCTGGACGCGCTCGGCGTCGACGTGGTGGCGCGCAAGGACAGCCTCGCGGTGGCGGTCGCGGAGTTCCAGGGCCTGGCGCACCGACTCACCGAGATCGCCGACCCGTCCGGGCTGACGTTCGTCGACGACACGCTCGCCACCAGCCCGTACGCGGCGATGCACGCGATCGACGCGTACGAGGGTCGGCCGTTGACGGTGATCGTCGGCGGCGCCGACAGAGGGCTGGACTACAGCCCGCTGCGCGCGCACCTGGCCGACCGGGAGATCACCGTGATCGGCGTGCCGGACAGCGGCCCCCGCATCGTGGAGGCGCTGTCCGGGCTGCCGTCGGTGCGTACCGAGCTGGCCGACGACCTGGTCGCCGCCGTCGGGCTGTCCCGCAAGCTGACCCCGGCGGGCGGGGTGGTGCTGCTGTCCCCGGCGGCGCCGAGCTACGGCCGGTTCCGCAACTTCGAGCACCGCTCCGAGGTGTTCGCGCAGGCGGTGGCCGACACCGCCCGCTGA
- a CDS encoding DUF6230 family protein, with the protein MSEQIEQIEADQPRSGVRWRRFAVTLGAVTAGAAGMVVLTAQGVLGAQFAISGMPFTVTADKLEGTGFEQFATLDQMIPDSPNQGDTGGQVLVIVSAIDKAELTNLCQSINLGGTNLRITAGNSGKPVTARTLVVDGDEIAGNASFKNIDVGQDASTVDKVPGVKGNPGVFAQQADTVTITNLRQNNYATTAAVFTLPNLRMGFSSEGC; encoded by the coding sequence ATGTCGGAGCAGATCGAGCAGATCGAGGCCGATCAACCACGAAGCGGCGTACGCTGGCGCCGGTTCGCCGTCACGCTCGGCGCCGTGACGGCCGGGGCGGCCGGCATGGTGGTGCTGACCGCGCAGGGTGTGCTCGGCGCGCAGTTCGCCATCTCGGGCATGCCCTTCACCGTCACCGCCGACAAGCTGGAGGGCACCGGGTTCGAGCAGTTCGCCACGCTCGACCAGATGATCCCGGACAGCCCCAACCAGGGCGACACCGGCGGGCAGGTGCTCGTGATCGTCTCCGCGATCGACAAGGCCGAACTGACGAATCTGTGCCAGAGCATCAACCTGGGCGGAACCAACCTGCGGATCACCGCCGGCAATTCCGGAAAGCCCGTCACCGCGCGCACACTCGTGGTCGACGGCGACGAGATCGCCGGTAACGCCTCCTTCAAGAACATCGACGTCGGTCAGGACGCCAGCACCGTCGACAAGGTCCCCGGCGTCAAGGGCAACCCGGGCGTGTTCGCCCAGCAGGCCGACACCGTGACCATCACCAACCTGCGGCAGAACAACTACGCCACCACCGCCGCCGTCTTCACACTGCCCAACCTGCGCATGGGCTTCAGCTCCGAAGGGTGCTGA
- a CDS encoding Tat pathway signal sequence domain protein has product MPRYGRIGAGLAALALLTGLVGAAPATAAPTTSLASAVLTYPTVAGTAVSVGDVIQASLRSGTNATFYSSTSGTTGIKCAASSFSAKVLTNPTAPGTATESLTAQSFTSCTTNVFGTTGVQSVTVNNLPYTTSVTSAGVVKISGTTAAPIQSTVVLNSLLGTITCVYRTSTNTLTGTASNATNSITFTNQPLTKFSGPSLCFGTAYFTAAYSPVKDTSKTGSPAVYVN; this is encoded by the coding sequence ATGCCCAGGTACGGACGCATCGGCGCGGGCCTCGCCGCCCTGGCGCTGCTGACCGGTCTGGTCGGCGCCGCCCCCGCCACCGCCGCACCCACCACCTCGCTCGCCAGCGCCGTGCTGACCTACCCGACCGTCGCCGGCACCGCCGTGTCGGTGGGCGACGTCATCCAGGCCAGCCTGCGCAGCGGCACCAACGCCACGTTCTACTCCTCGACCAGCGGCACCACCGGCATCAAGTGCGCCGCGTCCAGCTTCAGCGCCAAGGTGCTGACCAACCCGACCGCACCCGGCACCGCGACCGAGAGCCTCACCGCGCAGTCGTTCACCAGCTGCACGACGAACGTCTTCGGCACCACCGGCGTGCAGAGCGTGACTGTCAACAACCTGCCCTACACCACCTCGGTGACCAGCGCCGGCGTCGTCAAGATCTCCGGGACGACGGCGGCGCCGATCCAGAGCACCGTCGTGCTCAACTCCCTGCTCGGCACGATCACCTGCGTCTACCGCACCAGCACGAACACGCTGACCGGTACGGCGTCCAACGCCACCAACTCGATCACCTTCACCAATCAGCCCCTGACCAAGTTCTCCGGCCCGTCGCTGTGCTTCGGCACCGCGTACTTCACCGCGGCGTACTCGCCGGTGAAGGACACCAGCAAGACCGGTAGCCCGGCCGTCTACGTCAACTGA
- a CDS encoding carbohydrate ABC transporter permease — protein sequence MTTVDPTATTAGTALPVDGAQPGDRPPRRELGVANVFSHGFLLLWAAMTVLPLAWMVLSSLKTNGEIVAEPWGLPEALRFDNWTRAWTTAHIGRFFFNSIVVVAGSLSLTMLLGATAAYVFARYEFRGRQVVYYLFVGGMMFPVFLALVPLFFVVRSVGLLGTWPGLILVYTAYSLPFTVFFLTAFFRTLPTSIAEAALIDGCGHFRLFFRVMLPMARPGLISVGIFNFLSHWNQFLLPQVLLPGDGQDRMLAQGLSSLAVSQGYAGDYAQLFAGLTIAVLPVLVVYVAFQRQVQSGLTAGQLK from the coding sequence GTGACCACAGTGGATCCCACCGCGACGACCGCCGGCACCGCCCTCCCGGTCGACGGCGCGCAACCGGGCGACCGGCCGCCGCGCCGTGAGCTGGGCGTGGCGAACGTCTTCTCGCACGGCTTCCTGCTGCTCTGGGCGGCCATGACGGTGCTGCCGCTGGCCTGGATGGTGCTCAGCTCGCTCAAGACCAACGGTGAGATCGTCGCCGAGCCGTGGGGGTTGCCGGAGGCGCTGCGGTTCGACAACTGGACACGCGCCTGGACCACCGCGCACATCGGCCGGTTCTTCTTCAACAGCATCGTCGTGGTGGCCGGCTCGCTGAGCCTGACCATGCTGCTCGGCGCCACCGCCGCGTACGTCTTCGCGCGCTACGAGTTCCGCGGCCGGCAGGTGGTCTACTACCTGTTCGTCGGCGGCATGATGTTCCCGGTCTTCCTGGCCCTGGTGCCGCTGTTCTTCGTGGTCCGCAGCGTCGGCCTGCTCGGCACCTGGCCCGGCCTGATCCTGGTCTACACCGCCTACTCGCTGCCGTTCACCGTGTTCTTCCTGACCGCGTTCTTCCGGACGCTGCCGACGTCGATCGCGGAGGCCGCGCTGATCGACGGCTGCGGGCACTTCCGGCTGTTCTTCCGGGTGATGCTGCCGATGGCGCGACCGGGACTGATCAGTGTCGGGATCTTCAACTTCCTCAGCCACTGGAACCAGTTCCTGCTGCCCCAGGTGCTTCTGCCGGGCGACGGGCAGGACCGGATGCTCGCCCAGGGCCTGAGTTCGCTCGCGGTGAGCCAGGGCTACGCCGGTGACTACGCCCAGTTGTTCGCCGGCCTGACCATCGCGGTGCTGCCGGTGCTCGTGGTGTACGTGGCGTTCCAGCGTCAGGTCCAGTCCGGACTGACTGCCGGGCAGCTCAAGTGA
- a CDS encoding TetR/AcrR family transcriptional regulator has product MTVPSPPSPAPVPLPGARHGRDPDRAIKRGPRRVPAEEVAATQRDRLFDGLVREVATRGYDNARVSDICHAAGVTRPAFYTLFSGKQDAFLAAYRHGIAVVSHLMEDAYRDAGPEWPEAVRAALRTLLDVLASVPAFARMALVEVDAAGPDARRERDALLRSFRRFFAGAGPEPADLDREALLSTVVGGIHATIRERVAQGRAEELPLLLPALTYAAVAPFLGPHEAGRIARTGRADDGPAATAPCAPGQP; this is encoded by the coding sequence GTGACAGTCCCGAGCCCGCCGTCGCCGGCGCCCGTACCCCTGCCGGGCGCCCGCCACGGCCGCGACCCGGACCGCGCCATCAAGCGCGGCCCGCGCCGCGTGCCGGCCGAGGAGGTGGCGGCGACCCAGCGGGACCGCCTCTTCGACGGGCTGGTCCGGGAGGTCGCCACCCGGGGGTACGACAACGCCCGGGTCAGCGACATCTGCCACGCCGCCGGGGTCACCCGGCCCGCGTTCTACACGCTGTTCAGCGGCAAGCAGGACGCGTTCCTGGCCGCGTACCGGCACGGCATCGCCGTGGTGTCGCACCTGATGGAGGACGCCTACCGCGACGCCGGCCCGGAGTGGCCGGAGGCCGTCCGGGCGGCGCTGCGCACGCTGCTCGACGTGCTGGCGAGCGTGCCCGCCTTCGCCCGGATGGCGCTGGTCGAGGTGGACGCGGCCGGGCCTGATGCCCGCCGGGAGCGCGACGCGCTCCTGCGCAGCTTCCGCCGGTTCTTCGCCGGCGCCGGACCGGAGCCGGCCGACCTGGACCGCGAGGCACTGTTGTCCACAGTGGTCGGCGGAATCCACGCCACCATCCGTGAGCGGGTGGCGCAGGGGCGGGCCGAGGAGCTGCCGCTGCTGCTGCCGGCCCTCACGTACGCGGCCGTCGCGCCGTTCCTCGGACCGCACGAGGCGGGTCGCATCGCCCGCACGGGGAGGGCGGACGACGGTCCGGCCGCCACCGCGCCCTGCGCGCCCGGCCAGCCCTGA